One stretch of Ananas comosus cultivar F153 linkage group 6, ASM154086v1, whole genome shotgun sequence DNA includes these proteins:
- the LOC109711493 gene encoding probable cellulose synthase A catalytic subunit 3 [UDP-forming] has translation MEASAGLVAGSHNRNELVVIRREGESGPRPLQQLSGQICQICGDDVGLTVDGELFVACNECAFPICRTCYEYERREGNQVCPQCKTRFKRLKGCARVPGDEEEDGIDDLENEFNFMGKDKQDNQLESMLQGHMSYGRGGDVDMPHMVHTMPQVPLLTNGQMIDDIPPEQHALVPSFMGGGGKRIHPLPFADPNLPVQPRSMDPSKDLAAYGYGSVAWKERMESWKQKQEKLHQMRNDNGGKDWDNDGDGPDLPLMDEARQPLSRKLPLPSSQINPYRMIIIIRLVVLGFFFHYRITHPVSDAFALWLISVICEIWFAISWILDQFPKWLPIERETYLDRLSLRYEKEGQPSQLAPVDIYVSTVDPLKEPPLVTANTVLSILAVDYPVEKVSCYVSDDGAAMLTFEALSETSEFAKKWVPFCKKFNIEPRAPEWYFQQKIDYLKDKVQASFIKERRAMKREYEEFKVRINALVAKAQKVPEEGWTMQDGTPWPGNNVRDHPGMIQVFLGQSGGHDEDGNELPRLVYVSREKRPGFNHHKKAGAMNALVRVSAVLTNAPYLLNLDCDHYFNNSKALREAMCFMMDPLVGKKVCYVQFPQRFDGIDRHDRYANRNIVFFDINMKGLDGIQGPIYVGTGCVFRRQALYGYDAPKTKKPPSRTCNCWPKWCCCSWCCGGKKKKKTTKSKQEKKKKFFRRGDNVAPVFALEGIEEGVEGIEKEKSAVISEQKLEKKFGQSPVFVASTLLENGGTLKSASPASLLKEAIHVISCGYEDKTDWGKEVGWIYGSVTEDILTGFKMHCHGWRSIYCIPARPAFKGSAPLNLSDRLHQVLRWALGSVEIFLSRHCPLWYGYGSGLKWLERLSYINATVYPWTSIPLLAYCTLPAVCLLTGKFITPELNNVASLWFLSLFICIFATSILEMRWSGIGIDDWWRNEQFWVIGGVSSHLFAVFQGLLKVLAGIDTNFTVTTKAGDDEAFSELYTFKWTTLLIPPTTLLILNFIGVVAGVSNAINNGYESWGPLFGKLFFSFWVIVHLYPFLKGLVGRQNRTPTIVVVWSILLASIFSLLWVRIDPFLPKNDGPLLEECGLDCN, from the exons ATGGAGGCGAGTGCGGGTCTGGTCGCGGGTTCTCACAACAGGAACGAGCTCGTCGTCATCCGCCGCGAGGGCGAATCCGGC CCGCGGCCTCTGCAGCAGCTGAGCGGCCAAATCTGCCAGATTTGCGGGGATGACGTGGGTCTCACTGTGGACGGGGAGCTGTTCGTGGCCTGCAACGAATGCGCCTTCCCAATCTGCCGCACATGCTACGAGTACGAGCGGCGGGAGGGGAACCAGGTCTGCCCCCAGTGCAAGACCCGCTTCAAGCGCCTCAAGG GGTGCGCTCGAGTCCCCGGAGACGAGGAAGAGGACGGCATCGATGATCTGGAGAACGAGTTCAACTTCATGGGCAAGGATAAGCAGGACAATCAGCTTGAGTCCATGCTGCAGGGCCACATGAGCTACGGCCGCGGAGGTGATGTTGACATGCCTCATATGGTTCACACCATGCCTCAAGTCCCTCTCCTCACCAATGGCCAGATG ATTGACGATATTCCGCCGGAGCAGCATGCTCTCGTCCCTTCTTTCATGGGTGGTGGGGGAAAGAGGATCCACCCACTTCCCTTCGCAGATCCCAATCTTCCAG TTCAACCCAGATCTATGGATCCTTCAAAGGACTTGGCTGCTTACGGCTATGGAAGTGTGGCCTGGAAGGAGAGGATGGAGAGCTGGAAGCAGAAGCAGGAGAAATTGCACCAGATGCGGAATGACAATGGTGGTAAAGATTGGGATAATGATGGCGATGGCCCAGATCTTCCACT AATGGATGAAGCTAGACAGCCACTGTCGAGAAAGTTGCCACTTCCTTCCAGTCAGATCAACCCTTATCGGATGATTATCATAATCCGGCTGGTTGTTCTTGGATTCTTCTTTCATTACCGAATAACACATCCTGTGTCTGATGCATTCGCGTTATGGCTCATTTCTGTCATCTGTGAAATCTGGTTTGCCATTTCATGGATTCTAGATCAGTTCCCAAAGTGGCTTCCAATTGAAAGGGAAACTTATCTTGACCGATTATCATTAAG GTATGAGAAAGAGGGCCAGCCTTCTCAACTGGCTCCGGTTGACATATATGTTAGTACAGTGGATCCATTGAAGGAACCTCCTTTGGTCACAGCAAACACTGTTCTCTCCATTCTCGCTGTCGATTATCCAGTTGAGAAGGTGTCCTGCTATGTTTCTGATGATGGTGCTGCAATGCTAACTTTTGAAGCTTTGTCAGAAACATCTGAATTTGCAAAGAAATGGGTCCCCTTCTGCAAGAAATTCAACATTGAGCCCCGAGCACCCGAGTGGTACTTCCAGCAAAAGATAGATTACCTCAAGGACAAAGTCCAAGCATCCTTTATCAAGGAAAGGAGAGCAATGAAG AGAGAATACGAGGAGTTTAAGGTCAGAATCAATGCTTTGGTCGCAAAGGCTCAGAAGGTTCCTGAAGAAGGATGGACGATGCAGGATGGAACTCCATGGCCTGGAAATAATGTCCGCGACCATCCTGGAATGATTCAG GTCTTTTTGGGTCAAAGTGGCGGGCATGATGAGGATGGAAATGAACTACCGCGCTTAGTTTATGTCTCGAGAGAGAAAAGGCCAGGCTTCAATCATCACAAGAAGGCCGGTGCCATGAATGCTTTG GTCCGGGTCTCTGCTGTACTCACTAATGCACCATATCTGTTAAACTTGGATTGTGACCATTACTTCAACAATAGCAAAGCTTTAAGAGAAGCAATGTGCTTCATGATGGACCCACTGGTGGGGAAGAAAGTATGTTATGTGCAATTCCCTCAGAGGTTCGACGGTATTGATCGCCACGATCGATATGCTAACAGGAACATAGTGTTTTTCGAT ATCAACATGAAAGGTTTGGATGGGATTCAAGGGCCAATCTATGTCGGTACTGGATGTGTGTTCAGAAGACAGGCACTTTATGGTTATGACGCTCCAAAAACGAAGAAACCACCATCTAGGACTTGCAACTGCTGGCCAAAGTGGTGCTGCTGTTCCTGGTGTTGTggtgggaagaagaagaagaagaccacAAAATCTaaacaggaaaagaaaaagaaattcttcAGGAGAGGAGATAATGTAGCACCTGTGTTTGCTCTTGAGGGAATTGAAGAGGGTGTTGAAG GAATTGAGAAGGAGAAATCTGCTGTAATTTCTGAGCAAAAGCTAGAGAAGAAGTTTGGGCAGTCTCCTGTTTTTGTTGCATCAACACTTCTTGAGAATGGCGGAACTCTGAAAAGTGCTAGCCCAGCATCACTGTTAAAGGAGGCTATCCATGTCATCAGTTGCGGCTATGAAGACAAGACAGACTGGGGCAAGGAG GTTGGGTGGATCTACGGGTCAGTTACAGAAGATATATTGACAGGTTTCAAGATGCATTGCCATGGGTGGCGGTCAATCTACTGCATCCCAGCAAGGCCAGCGTTCAAGGGGTCTGCTCCTCTTAATCTTTCCGATCGTCTCCACCAGGTCCTCCGGTGGGCACTCGGATCTGTGGAAATTTTCTTAAGCAGGCACTGCCCTCTCTGGTATGGATATGGTAGTGGGTTAAAATGGCTGGAACGTTTGTCCTACATAAATGCCACCGTTTATCCTTGGACGTCAATCCCACTTCTGGCTTACTGCACATTGCCTGCTGTTTGCTTACTCACTGGGAAATTTATCACTCCAGAG CTTAACAATGTTGCCAGTCTGTGGTTCTTGTCACTCTTCATCTGCATTTTTGCTACGAGCATACTGGAGATGAGGTGGAGCGGCATCGGCATCGACGATTGGTGGAGAAATGAGCAGTTTTGGGTTATTGGGGGTGTTTCGTCACATCTCTTTGCTGTGTTCCAAGGGCTTTTGAAGGTTCTTGCTGGTATTGACACCAACTTCACTGTGACAACAAAGGCTGGAGATGATGAAGCGTTCTCAGAGCTGTACACTTTCAAATGGACGACTTTGCTTATCCCTCCCACCACATTGCTCATCCTAAACTTCATTGGTGTGGTAGCTGGAGTCTCTAACGCGATCAACAATGGTTACGAGTCATGGGGGCCTTTATTTGGGAAGCTCTTCTTCTCATTCTGGGTGATCGTCCATCTCTATCCGTTCCTCAAAGGTCTTGTTGGTCGGCAGAACAGAACACCCACGATTGTCGTTGTCTGGTCCATTCTGCTTGCCTCCATCTTCTCCCTGTTGTGGGTCCGGATTGATCCCTTCCTTCCCAAGAATGATGGCCCTCTTCTCGAGGAGTGTGGATTGGACTGCAACTAA
- the LOC109711494 gene encoding UDP-galactose transporter 2-like, whose protein sequence is MAAAAAAADGGEKKSGVSDVGAWGMNVVSSVGIIMANKQLMSPAGYAFSFATTLTGFHFAVTAVVGLVSNATGYSASKHVPLWELLWFSIVANTSITGMNLSLMLNSVGFYQISKLSMIPVVCVMEWILHSKQYSREVKIAVVVVVVGVGVCTVTDVKVNAKGFLCACIAVLSTSLQQISIGSLQKKYSIGSFELLSKTAPIQALSLLFLGPFIDYYLNGKSLLEYDFSYGVIFFIVLSCSLAVFCNISQYLCIGRFSAVSFQVLGHMKTVCVLTLGWLLFDSQLTFKNIMGMLLAVVGMVVYSWAVEVEKAKAKNVLTKTSLTEEEIRLLKEGVENAAPVKDVELGENKA, encoded by the exons atggcggcggcggcggcggcggcggatggtGGGGAGAAGAAGTCGGGGGTGTCAGATGTGGGGGCGTGGGGCATGAACGTCGTCAGCTCGGTGGGCATCATCATGGCTAATAAGCAGCTCATGTCTCCCGCCGGCTACGCCTTCTCTTTCG CCACCACACTCACTGGGTTCCACTTTGCGGTTACTGCGGTTGTTGGCTTGGTGTCCAATGCCACCGGATATTCGGCATCGAAGCATGTCCCTCTGTGGGAACTTCTCTGGTTTTCTATTGTCGCTAACACCTCAATTACCGGCATGAATTTGAGCCTTATGCTTAACTCTGTCGGCTTTTATCAG ATCTCCAAGTTGAGCATGATTCCTGTTGTATGTGTGATGGAGTGGATCCTACACAGTAAGCAATATTCGAGAGAAGTCAAGATTGCCGTCGTGGTGGTGGTTGTTGGCGTTGGTGTCTGTACAGTAACCGACGTGAAAGTTAATGCCAAGGGTTTTCTGTGTGCTTGTATAGCTGTACTCTCAACATCCTTGCAACAAATT TCAATTGGGTCGTTGCAGAAGAAGTATTCAATTGGTTCTTTTGAACTTCTGAGCAAGACTGCGCCTATACAAGCTCTTTCTCTTCTGTTTCTTGGTCCATTCATTGATTACTACCTCAATGGCAAGTCTCTTTTGGAGTATGATTTCTCCTATGGTGTAATT TTCTTCATCGTGCTGTCATGTTCGTTGGCTGTATTCTGCAACATCAGCCAGTATCTGTGCATCGGCCGTTTCTCGGCTGTGTCCTTCCAGGTTCTGGGCCATATGAAGACTGTCTGTGTGCTCACTCTTGGTTGGCTGCTGTTTGATTCACAACTGACTTTCAAGAACATAATGGGCATGTTGCTGGCTGTTGTTGGAATGGTCGTATATAGCTGGGCTGTGGAGGTAGAGAAAGCTAAAGCTAAGAATGTCCTTACCAAAACTAGCTTAACCGAAGAGGAGATTCGCCTTTTGAAGGAGGGAGTTGAAAATGCTGCTCCTGTGAAGGATGTCGAGCTTGGAGAAAACAAGGCCTAG